From Bifidobacterium longum subsp. longum JCM 1217, one genomic window encodes:
- a CDS encoding immunoglobulin-like domain-containing protein, giving the protein MGKLIRKATGLTVGVATLLAGLVLPMTASAESASPIDASPIIHYSFDNALTSKTIANEGSAANSDATLSGDATVANGQINLTGSQTISVPTTAIAGKKDVTVSIWLKNNYGNGNTAAAYIGAAKTGNYPANGYWLLNPANPSGYAKSVMTNATAADPNNSPWGTEVGPGSTNAATTGTKATSDLALYTTVISGTNSTMSFYLNGKQVGDATYTIPAGGLTNYGGLVAYIGKSSYADPNSKLDVDDYAVYDTAISAADVTKLYDAQVLDKAEAAVKAAVPASATEDFALPTSAAGVSIAWKSDNAAIAVDNATGKATVTRPAATAADAEVILTATFGNNAKTADYTVLVPKQLSDAEQAKADLDVVTIEDSDDIRSNFSVPTKGNNGSTISWEVTGGKDIATLGEGVNDKSRTVTVKRPAAGSDAVTVTLKAIAKYGTATETKTFTVTIQPMPAAEEKDEAYVWAFFTGEGVGGEKISLAASKGNDALDWNTLNNGTPLFTSEFGEKGLRDPFIMKSKDGDKFYMLATDLKIDGRAPLNGLNGFAGAQANGSKYIEIWKSDDLVNWSKQSHVKVSSDYAGNTWAPEAYYDEEIGKYVVYWASNLYDNTDENSRKQLTYNRMVYVTTDDFVNFSDPTVWIDVDRRGGAGSGSIDVTVQKVGDTYYRIYKDENTMSLRQEKSTDLTAAIGGAGVKNYADALKGSAWSEVATNIGKGQANGYGKTFTSGEGPSLFKANDGDVNGYQYYLFADQPSYHQGPNHYVPMATEDIASGQWTVIGNKMPEVNFPTNSDGGKPRHGTVLPVTRAQYQKVLEAYAPAVAVKSVDALSAETTVGVAPTLPETAHLTHADGSVSDVAVEWDAIDAASYAKTGTFTVKGVAQDDSRMPVEATVTVTGTDISGAVVTAEPNEFTADGAAKEPAVTVTLDGATLKEGADYTVAYTNNIEPGTATVTVTGAGKYSGTASATFTIKAGEPGSTLDKSKLQALVDKVKGYNKADYQSGWDAFAAALADAKQVLQSSTDQQEVDKALSRLQSAVDKLVKKSGDSGKTDGKDDGTQKPAAKPGSALSNTGASVFGVGITAVILLAAAGAAYAFRKRRA; this is encoded by the coding sequence ATGGGAAAGCTGATACGAAAGGCAACCGGACTCACGGTCGGCGTGGCAACACTGCTCGCTGGTCTGGTGCTGCCGATGACGGCCAGTGCCGAGAGCGCATCGCCAATCGATGCCAGTCCGATCATCCACTATTCATTCGATAACGCACTGACGTCCAAGACCATCGCCAACGAGGGCAGCGCGGCCAACAGCGATGCCACCCTATCCGGCGACGCCACGGTGGCCAATGGCCAGATCAACCTGACCGGCTCGCAAACCATTAGCGTGCCGACCACGGCCATCGCCGGTAAGAAGGACGTTACCGTCTCCATCTGGCTCAAGAACAATTACGGCAACGGCAATACCGCCGCCGCGTACATCGGCGCGGCCAAGACCGGCAATTATCCGGCCAACGGCTACTGGCTGCTCAACCCGGCCAACCCGAGTGGCTACGCGAAATCCGTAATGACCAATGCCACTGCGGCCGACCCGAATAACAGCCCGTGGGGCACCGAAGTCGGCCCTGGATCGACGAACGCCGCCACCACCGGCACCAAGGCCACCAGCGATTTGGCTCTGTACACCACCGTCATCAGCGGCACCAACAGCACCATGAGCTTCTACCTCAACGGCAAGCAGGTTGGAGACGCCACCTACACCATTCCGGCCGGTGGCCTGACCAATTACGGCGGCCTCGTCGCCTACATTGGCAAGTCCTCCTACGCTGACCCGAACTCCAAGCTCGACGTGGACGATTACGCCGTATACGACACTGCCATCAGCGCCGCAGACGTGACCAAGCTGTATGACGCTCAGGTGCTCGACAAGGCCGAGGCCGCTGTCAAGGCCGCTGTGCCCGCATCCGCTACCGAGGACTTCGCGCTGCCGACCAGCGCCGCTGGCGTGAGCATCGCGTGGAAGTCGGACAACGCAGCCATCGCCGTTGACAACGCTACCGGCAAGGCCACAGTCACTCGTCCGGCCGCAACCGCAGCTGATGCCGAGGTGATCCTCACCGCCACGTTTGGCAACAACGCCAAAACCGCCGACTACACGGTCCTCGTGCCGAAGCAGCTCTCCGATGCCGAGCAAGCCAAGGCCGACCTTGACGTCGTCACCATCGAGGACTCCGACGACATCCGTAGCAACTTCTCCGTGCCCACCAAGGGCAACAATGGTTCGACCATCTCGTGGGAAGTGACCGGTGGCAAGGATATCGCCACACTAGGCGAAGGCGTGAACGACAAATCTCGAACGGTCACTGTTAAGCGCCCTGCCGCCGGTAGCGATGCCGTCACTGTGACGCTCAAAGCCATTGCCAAGTACGGTACCGCCACCGAAACGAAGACCTTCACCGTCACCATTCAGCCGATGCCTGCCGCCGAAGAGAAGGACGAGGCCTACGTGTGGGCGTTCTTCACCGGCGAGGGCGTGGGCGGCGAGAAAATCAGCCTCGCGGCTTCCAAGGGCAACGATGCGCTCGACTGGAACACGCTGAACAATGGCACTCCGCTGTTCACTTCCGAGTTTGGCGAGAAGGGTTTGCGCGATCCGTTCATCATGAAGTCCAAGGATGGTGACAAGTTCTACATGCTTGCTACCGATCTGAAGATTGACGGTCGTGCTCCCCTCAACGGGCTGAATGGCTTTGCTGGTGCACAGGCTAACGGTTCCAAGTACATTGAGATTTGGAAGTCCGACGATCTGGTCAACTGGTCCAAGCAAAGCCACGTCAAGGTGAGCTCTGATTACGCAGGCAACACTTGGGCGCCTGAGGCCTACTACGACGAGGAAATCGGCAAGTACGTGGTCTATTGGGCCTCGAACCTGTACGACAACACCGACGAGAACAGCCGCAAGCAGCTGACCTACAACCGCATGGTGTACGTCACCACCGATGACTTCGTCAACTTCTCCGACCCGACAGTGTGGATTGACGTTGATCGCCGAGGTGGTGCAGGCAGTGGATCCATCGATGTGACCGTGCAAAAGGTAGGGGATACCTACTACCGCATCTACAAAGATGAAAACACGATGTCTTTGCGTCAGGAGAAGTCCACAGATTTGACTGCCGCAATTGGTGGTGCCGGCGTGAAGAACTACGCCGATGCGCTTAAGGGTAGTGCATGGAGCGAAGTTGCCACGAACATCGGTAAAGGCCAGGCTAACGGTTACGGTAAAACCTTCACTTCCGGCGAAGGTCCATCGCTATTCAAGGCCAACGATGGCGACGTGAACGGCTACCAGTACTACCTGTTCGCCGACCAGCCGAGCTATCATCAAGGTCCAAACCACTATGTGCCGATGGCGACTGAGGATATCGCCAGCGGTCAGTGGACCGTTATCGGCAATAAGATGCCTGAGGTGAACTTCCCGACCAATTCCGATGGCGGCAAGCCGCGCCACGGCACTGTGCTGCCCGTGACCCGCGCCCAGTATCAGAAGGTGCTGGAGGCGTACGCTCCGGCTGTGGCTGTGAAGTCCGTTGACGCGCTGTCTGCCGAGACGACGGTTGGTGTGGCGCCGACGCTGCCGGAAACCGCGCATCTGACTCATGCGGACGGTTCCGTTTCTGACGTTGCAGTTGAGTGGGATGCCATTGACGCAGCTTCCTATGCCAAGACCGGCACTTTCACCGTCAAGGGCGTCGCCCAGGACGATTCCCGTATGCCGGTCGAGGCGACCGTCACCGTGACTGGCACTGACATCTCCGGGGCGGTCGTCACGGCCGAACCCAACGAGTTCACCGCAGACGGTGCTGCCAAGGAACCGGCCGTGACCGTTACGCTCGATGGCGCGACGCTCAAGGAAGGCGCCGACTACACGGTGGCCTACACGAACAACATCGAACCCGGCACCGCCACAGTGACCGTAACCGGCGCTGGCAAGTACTCCGGTACTGCTTCGGCAACGTTCACCATCAAGGCCGGCGAGCCCGGCTCCACGCTGGACAAGTCCAAGTTGCAGGCGCTTGTCGATAAGGTGAAGGGCTATAACAAGGCTGATTACCAGTCTGGTTGGGATGCTTTCGCCGCCGCGCTCGCCGACGCGAAGCAGGTGTTGCAGAGCTCCACCGACCAGCAGGAAGTGGACAAGGCGCTGTCTCGGCTCCAGTCCGCCGTCGACAAGCTGGTCAAGAAGTCCGGCGATTCCGGCAAGACCGATGGCAAGGATGACGGCACGCAAAAGCCCGCCGCCAAGCCGGGCAGCGCTCTGTCCAACACCGGCGCCTCGGTGTTCGGTGTGGGTATCACCGCGGTCATACTGCTCGCCGCCGCCGGCGCCGCCTACGCCTTCCGCAAGCGCCGCGCCTGA
- a CDS encoding family 43 glycosylhydrolase: protein MTTKPSIGKRLLGAMLAVPMALAGMGIGATTAVAADTVPTNNLIAAYDFTTKPSDGKTVANSAPNATLGAAEVQNSADSLWADDALTLSGGAKTGTGDWVKLPSNLLSGKDAATVQLEVKADSSMLNAFHFLWNIGNDSSDTEYFFATLNCGSSRNPLVGLKSGGTETLVQSSSCVAKADQWLSVTATIDGTAAKLYIDGTQVASGTVPAKLSSVKDQSLNTIGRSPWPDNLFKGAVSNFRVYDAALTADQVAAISTADASIHAGELTGSVLNGIIIPTTVDDPFISLPTANGVTWASSDSSVIATDGTVNQPAKGEAAKTVTLTAAVTVRGQTATKEFTVTVNPTTKTAAEQLKEVAAGYVIPSVVRSGDALPAAVNGTTVTVTSTKDVAVEDGKITIDGDEATTGTITVEFSKNGLAGIEPITKAFTVKVLPAAKSATIAAYDRNATGENEANNGDVAYSMHLALQNADGSYTPYNENYGIFFARSPKAQKLNENLDGNDYRSLKDPSLFRMADGTYGVISVRTNRGTATGDSTAKSSVLIATSEDLLTYSEQENSGSIVDLGETNGVNAPYAVYDTASKQYVVGWADDNGVAKYTTFDSLKGSTSKHGSVLYGSVAKSGVLAADGVQGIANFRSGATIAVDEATVKALNTRYGRSENTGTSNLTDITVKKGASIDEVTAQLPKNVDLTYSDGSTGSLPISSWNTEGIDLTKVGDYTVTGTVKQTEYQIPFAEDRADPSVYKWQWTHEADGKEVTETKFLMIASNDIQGDVTWQHGSPHMPFRMADTISGLADEPGNPNALIQSNGYNNKEVSLLKAGDKDSEGNAIMHSFWAPEIHEIDGRLTILFMAGYGNTWSNGKSVYMQLKQDADGHDLDPADPDNWTVPTPIYRNDASLLNGNKQLAATASGGVGMSLDMTYFQDADGRSYYAWQQLGATYIATMDPKDPAHVTSSPVRIVTPEYAWNAAIAEGPNVTLRDGKLYLMFSGSGVGKTYTTGLAVADASGTDLTDPASWTVLNYPIQKSGPFNGEMQLGTGHGMWSEDEDGNQIYVFHAYATKNLGSVNATGRDMFVRRVHWAADGMPVFDMSSSEELASKTVSVTVKVVDDTVTVDKTDLSKALASAKQLRESDYTAASWKAFAAALASAEKVYADENASQKDVDDATAALNKAQAALVKVDGSDSGDGSSDSTKPGDGSSIDAGATGDKTGNKLGLSKTGAAVLGLSGVAVALAAAGIALTLQRKRQA, encoded by the coding sequence ATGACAACCAAACCATCGATAGGCAAACGCCTGCTCGGCGCGATGCTGGCAGTGCCGATGGCGCTCGCCGGCATGGGAATCGGCGCGACCACGGCGGTCGCGGCCGATACCGTTCCGACCAATAATCTCATCGCCGCCTACGACTTCACCACGAAGCCAAGTGACGGCAAGACCGTGGCCAACAGTGCGCCGAACGCTACGCTTGGCGCGGCCGAAGTACAGAACTCCGCCGACTCGCTTTGGGCCGATGATGCCCTCACCCTTTCCGGCGGTGCCAAGACCGGCACCGGCGACTGGGTCAAGCTGCCCTCGAATCTGCTGTCCGGCAAGGACGCCGCCACGGTGCAGTTGGAGGTCAAAGCGGATTCCAGCATGCTCAATGCTTTCCATTTCCTGTGGAACATCGGTAACGACAGCTCCGATACGGAGTATTTCTTCGCCACGCTCAACTGCGGCAGTTCGCGTAACCCGCTCGTCGGCCTGAAATCGGGCGGTACGGAGACGCTCGTGCAGTCCAGCTCCTGCGTGGCCAAGGCCGACCAATGGTTGTCGGTGACCGCCACCATTGATGGCACCGCCGCGAAACTGTACATCGACGGCACGCAGGTGGCATCCGGCACCGTGCCGGCCAAACTGTCCAGCGTCAAGGACCAGTCGCTCAACACCATCGGCCGTTCGCCGTGGCCCGACAACCTGTTCAAGGGCGCGGTCTCGAACTTCCGCGTATACGATGCCGCGCTCACCGCCGATCAGGTCGCCGCGATCAGCACTGCCGATGCCTCAATTCATGCCGGTGAACTCACCGGTTCCGTGCTGAACGGCATCATCATCCCCACGACGGTCGACGATCCGTTCATTTCGCTGCCCACTGCGAACGGCGTGACGTGGGCGTCCTCCGATAGCAGCGTCATCGCGACTGACGGCACGGTCAACCAGCCCGCCAAGGGCGAGGCAGCCAAGACTGTCACGCTGACCGCCGCCGTCACGGTCCGTGGCCAGACCGCTACGAAGGAATTCACGGTCACGGTCAACCCGACCACGAAAACTGCCGCTGAACAGCTCAAGGAAGTCGCGGCCGGCTACGTGATCCCGTCCGTCGTGCGTTCCGGAGACGCCCTCCCGGCGGCTGTGAATGGCACTACCGTCACGGTTACGTCCACTAAGGACGTAGCCGTCGAGGATGGCAAGATCACCATCGATGGCGACGAGGCCACGACCGGTACCATCACCGTCGAGTTCTCCAAGAACGGTCTCGCCGGCATCGAGCCCATTACCAAGGCCTTCACCGTAAAGGTGCTGCCCGCCGCGAAGTCCGCGACCATCGCCGCCTACGATCGCAACGCCACCGGCGAGAATGAGGCCAACAACGGCGACGTCGCCTACAGCATGCACCTCGCGCTGCAGAACGCCGACGGCTCGTACACCCCGTACAACGAGAATTACGGCATTTTCTTCGCACGCTCGCCGAAGGCGCAGAAGCTCAACGAGAACCTCGACGGCAATGACTATCGCAGTCTCAAGGATCCGAGCCTGTTCCGCATGGCCGACGGCACCTATGGCGTGATTTCCGTGCGTACCAACCGCGGCACCGCCACCGGTGACTCCACCGCGAAGTCCAGCGTGCTCATCGCCACCTCCGAAGACCTGCTCACCTATAGCGAACAGGAGAACTCCGGTTCCATCGTCGACCTTGGCGAGACCAACGGCGTCAACGCTCCGTACGCCGTGTACGACACCGCCAGCAAGCAGTATGTTGTCGGCTGGGCCGATGACAACGGCGTGGCCAAGTACACCACGTTCGATTCGCTCAAGGGCTCCACATCCAAGCACGGCAGCGTACTGTACGGTTCCGTCGCCAAGTCCGGCGTACTCGCCGCCGACGGTGTACAGGGCATCGCGAACTTCCGCTCCGGTGCCACCATCGCGGTGGACGAGGCCACGGTGAAGGCGCTCAACACCCGTTACGGCCGCTCTGAGAACACCGGCACGAGCAATCTCACTGACATCACCGTCAAGAAGGGCGCCTCAATCGATGAGGTGACCGCGCAACTGCCGAAGAACGTGGACCTCACTTACTCCGACGGTTCTACCGGCTCCCTGCCGATTTCCTCATGGAACACTGAGGGCATAGATCTGACGAAGGTGGGTGATTACACTGTCACCGGCACCGTCAAGCAGACCGAATACCAGATTCCGTTCGCTGAGGACCGCGCCGATCCATCGGTGTATAAGTGGCAGTGGACGCATGAGGCCGACGGCAAGGAAGTCACCGAAACCAAGTTCCTGATGATCGCTTCCAATGACATCCAAGGTGACGTCACTTGGCAGCATGGTTCGCCCCACATGCCGTTCCGCATGGCCGACACGATTTCCGGTCTCGCCGACGAGCCGGGCAACCCGAATGCCCTGATTCAGTCGAACGGCTACAACAACAAGGAGGTGTCGCTGCTCAAGGCTGGCGACAAGGACTCCGAGGGTAATGCCATCATGCACAGCTTCTGGGCTCCAGAAATTCATGAGATTGATGGTAGGCTCACGATTCTGTTCATGGCCGGATACGGCAACACATGGTCCAACGGCAAGTCGGTGTACATGCAGCTCAAGCAGGATGCCGACGGTCACGACCTCGACCCGGCCGACCCCGATAACTGGACTGTGCCGACACCGATCTACCGCAATGACGCCTCGCTGCTCAACGGTAACAAGCAGCTCGCAGCCACAGCGTCCGGCGGAGTGGGCATGTCGCTCGACATGACCTATTTCCAGGATGCCGACGGCAGGTCCTACTACGCCTGGCAGCAGCTCGGCGCCACCTACATCGCCACGATGGATCCGAAGGACCCGGCCCATGTGACCAGCTCCCCGGTGCGCATCGTCACCCCGGAGTATGCGTGGAACGCCGCCATAGCCGAAGGTCCGAACGTGACCCTGCGCGACGGCAAGCTGTACCTCATGTTCTCCGGTTCCGGCGTGGGTAAGACATACACCACTGGGCTGGCCGTAGCGGATGCCTCCGGTACTGACCTGACCGACCCGGCCAGTTGGACGGTGCTCAACTACCCGATTCAGAAGTCCGGTCCGTTCAACGGTGAGATGCAGCTCGGCACCGGTCACGGCATGTGGAGCGAGGACGAAGATGGCAACCAGATCTACGTGTTCCACGCCTATGCCACGAAGAACCTCGGCTCCGTGAATGCCACCGGCCGCGACATGTTCGTACGCCGCGTGCACTGGGCTGCCGACGGTATGCCGGTGTTCGACATGAGCTCTTCCGAGGAGCTGGCCTCCAAGACCGTTTCCGTGACAGTGAAGGTGGTCGACGACACGGTTACGGTCGACAAGACCGACTTGTCCAAGGCGCTCGCGTCCGCCAAGCAGCTGCGCGAGTCCGACTACACCGCCGCCTCGTGGAAGGCGTTCGCCGCAGCGTTGGCCTCCGCCGAGAAGGTTTATGCCGACGAGAACGCTTCGCAGAAGGACGTCGACGACGCAACCGCCGCGTTGAACAAGGCGCAGGCCGCGTTGGTGAAGGTCGACGGTTCCGATTCGGGCGATGGCTCGAGCGATTCGACTAAGCCGGGCGACGGCTCGAGCATTGACGCTGGTGCTACTGGTGATAAGACGGGCAACAAGCTCGGTCTGTCTAAGACCGGTGCCGCCGTACTCGGCCTCAGCGGCGTGGCCGTGGCGCTCGCTGCCGCCGGCATCGCCCTGACCCTCCAGCGCAAGCGCCAGGCCTGA